CACGACTGGTGGAAGCATGAATAAATTCATTGTCAGTATCATAAATTCCAACATGCAGCCCGCTTTCGCCGGAGCCGGTTTTGAAGAACACCAGATCGCCAGGCAATAAATCATCTTTATCGATTTTCGTGCCGACCTCAGCCTGTTGGCGCGTTTCGCGCGGTAGCTGAAGCGCAAATTTGTCGCGGAAAGTCATCATCACAAACCCGGAACAATCGACACCTGAACGCGTCATACCGCCGTAGCGATACGGTGTACCTCGCCACTCGCTCAGTTGCTCGTTCAGACCCGCAATCACTGTGATCGAATCCGACAACCTTGGGTTAGGTGGCGGAGCGCGATGAGAACTACATCCTGCAAGAAACAGTGCCGCCGCCAGAAGAAACCAGATACGCATTCTGGATCTCGCCTCGTACTTTATTTTTATCGGAATAATCTACCGTGTGAATCAGTTGCGTGGCAAGTCACCTTTTCGTCACGTTGCCGGGATCAGCACACGATGCCCGTCTACGTCGAAACGACGAAAAGCCATACCGTAAGCTTCCGCCAGCCGATCAGGCGTCAGCACCTCTTCTTGTTTGCCGCTACCCAGTAGCCGCCCGGCGCTCAATAACCACACCTGCTGCGCATAACGCAGCGTATGGTTGAGGTCGTGGCTACTCATCACTACGGTCACGCCAGCACTTACCAGCTCCGCGATAAGCTTATCCAGCGCAGTCTGCTGCGCCACATCAAGGCTATTCATTGGCTCATCCAGCAACAGCAACTGCCCGGAGGGATTTACCTCCGGGTGGATCTGTAAAATCACTGCGGCCAACCTCACCCGCTGCCATTCACCGCCGGAAAGTTGATTGACTCTACGGCTAAGCTTGTCACCCAGCCCAAGCTGAGCGGCAATTTTCCCCAGACAGTGAGTTTGCGCAGTATCGCGCTGATGCAACAGTAAATAGTGCCAGACAGGCATAGCAAAAGGCGGCGTCTGCTGCTGGGCAAGATAAGCGCGATGTTGCGCCAGCGCCTGGGCGGGCCATTGTTCCAGCGGGCGGTTATTCAATAACACCTCGCCCTGCCCGCCAGATAAACCCGCAAGCCGGCAAAGCAGCGTGCTTTTCCCGGCGCCATTTGGTCCGACCAGATGTACAATCGCCGCCCGATCAACCGATGCCGTAATCGGCCCCAGCCTGCCCGATGCGCCCACATTTTGCAGTTGCAGCAGCGCTGACATTATTTCGCCAGCGCCTGTTTAACGGCCTGTTGCAAAACTGGATCGTCCGGGGTCATATCCGGCGAGAAACGCTGAATAACAGCACCGTCGCGGCCAATGAGGAATTTTTCGAAATTCCACAAAATATCACCCGGCTCTTTCGGTGCGCGGCCTTTACTCTCCATACGCGCGTAGAAACCGCTACCCTCTGGTGTAACAGCGGACGGCGCAGCAGCGATCAATTTTTTATACAGCGGATGACGCGCGTCGCCATTCACTTCAATTTTGCTGAACATCGGGAACGTCACGCCGTAAGTCGTGCTGCAAAAAGTTTTGATCTCCTCTTCCGAACCCGGCTCCTGGCCGAGGAACTGGTTGCAGGGGAATCCCAGCACGGTGAAACCCTCACCGTCGAGCGTTTTTTGCAGGTTTTCCAGTTGCTCATACTGCGGCGTCAGGCCGCATTTGGATGCCACATTGACGATCAGTAATACATTACCGCGATAAGTTTCCAGCGTGGTCTGTTCACCATCAATGGTCGTGACTTCGGTATTCAGAATGTCCTGTTGCATAGCGTACCCTTAGTTGATGTTATGGATTTCAGGCTTCACGCCCGACCTTTAATAATAACCAGATAAACACCGGCGCACCCAGCGTCGCCGTAACGACACCGATGGGTAACTCAGCGGCGCTAAGCGTCAGCCGGGCAACAATATCGGCGAACAGCAACGCCACCGCCCCCGCCAGCGCGCAGCCAGGAAGCAGCACCCGGTGATCGGTCAGCCCGCAGAGACGTAAAATATGCGGGATCACCAGACCAATAAAGCCAATGGCTCCTGCCAGCGCAACGCTGACACCAACCATCCAGCCCGTTGCCACCACCAGCAAATTTCGCCACAGCCACAGCGGCAACCCCAACTGCCGCGCGGATATCTCCCCCAGCGCCAGAACGTTCAGCGGTTTTGATTGAAAACAGATCCAGATCATCGCCGGTAACAACGCCACCATCAGCCAGCTTTGTTGCCAGTCGACCCCGCCAAAACCGCCCATCATCCAGTACATAAGCTGGCGTAAATCGAATGAGGTAGAAAAGTAAACCGCCCACGTCATTAACGCTGTACAAATAATGCCAAGCGCCACACCCGCAAGCAGCAGGCGGCTGGTGGTGAGATGACGCCGGGCAAAACGTAGCAGAATAAGCGTCACGATCAGCGCTCCGGCGATGGCGCACACGCCCAGCGCCCAGCCAGGCAACATACCGCCGCCCAGCAGTACAGCAGCGATCAGCCCGACGCCCGCGCCGCTTGAGACACCGAGCAATCCCGGCTCCGCCAGCGGATTTTCAAAAAGCGCCTGCATCACAGCGCCACACAGCGCCAGCGCGGCACCCACCAGCACTACCGCCAGCGTACGGGGAAGACGAATTTGCCAGACAAAGAGCTGACCATCAGGAGTAAACCAGCTGTCGGGAGCGATCCATTGCTCGCCCGCGCAGAGGCTAATAAACACAGAGAATAATAAAAGCAGCAATAATCCGCCAAGCCAGCGGCGATTTCGTTGCTGTTGAAGATGAGCGTATGCCAGCATGTTAACCGTTTTACCGTCAGTCAGGTGGCTGATTTTATGATTGATGCCGGGCGCTGAAAAGAAAAAAGGCCGCAGCGCGGCCTTTTTAGTTAGTTCATATCATTCAGCTTTGGGCGAAGCGTTTTCAACACGGCTCTTCAACTTCTGGCCGGGTCTGAAGGTCACCACGCGCCGGGCTGTAATGGGAATATCTTCGCCCGTTTTCGGGTTACGCCCCGGACGTTGATTTTTGTCGCGCAAATCGAAATTGCCAAAGCCGGAGAGTTTTACCTGCTCACCGTTTTCCAGAGCACGACGGATCTCTTCGAAAAACAGCTCTACCAGCTCTTTTGCGTCCCGCTTGCTAAGCCCGAGCTTATCAAACAGATATTCTGACATTTCAGCTTTTGTAAGCGCCATAGGTTCAATCCCTCAATGATGCCTGGAATCGCTCTTTTAATGCCTCTACACATCTGGCAACGGTAGCGGCAATCTCCTCTTCTTCGAGTGTACGGCTGGTATCCTGAAGGATCAGGCTAATGGCAAGGCTCTTATACCCCTCCGCTACGCCCTTACCGCGGTACACGTCAAATAAGTTTACGCCAACTACCTGATTTACGCCAACTTTCTTACACTCGGCCAAAACATCTGCTGCGGGCACATTTTCAGCCACAACTACCGCGATATCACGACGGTTTGCCGGGAAGCGTGAAATCTCCTGAGCCTGAGGAACCACGCGGTCTGCAAGCGCATTCCACTCCAGTTCAAACACCAAAGTGCGACCGTTCAGATCGAGCTTACGTTCCAGTTCAGGATGCACAACACCAATAAAACCAATACGTTTATCTTTCAGATAAATCGCTGCAGATTGTCCCGGATGGAGCGCCGGATTCGTTTCTGCACGGAATTCAATGGCCAATAATTTGCCTGTCAGCTCCAGAACGGATTCCAGATCGCCTTTCAGGTCGAAGAAATCCACACTGCCTTTCGCCAGATCCCAATGTTCTTCATAACGGTTGCCGCAAATGGCGCCCGCCAGCATGACATCCTGACGAATACCAAGATTTGCCTGGGTATCAGGGACAAAGCGCAGACCCGTTTCAAAAATACGCACGCGGCTCTGCTGGCGGTTCTGGTTATAAACGATAGTGCCCAACAGCCCCGTCCACAGCGACAGGCGCATTGCTGACATTTCGCTGGAGATCGGACTTGGCAGGATCAGCGCTTCTTCGCCCGGGTGGATCAATTGCTGCAATTTCGGATCAACGAAACTGTAGGTGATCACTTCCTGGTAGCCTTTGTCGTTGAGCATGGTTTTCACACGCTTCAGCGAAAGATCCGCTTCACGGTGTTCGCCCATGACCAGACCGGCCTGAACCGGCGCATCCGGAATGTTATTGTAGCCGTAGATACGCGCTACTTCTTCCACCAGATCTTCTTCGATTTCCATATCGAAACGCCAGCTCGGCGCAACCGCCAGCCATTCATCCTGGCCTTCAGTGACTTCGCAACCAAGGCGCTTGAGGATATCACTGACCTGCTCATCGGCAATATGATGACCAATCAGGCGATCCAGCTTGCTGCGGCGCAGACGAATGGTCGCACGTTTCGGCAAGGTAGCTTCGTTCGTGACATCAATGATCGGACCCGCTTCGCCGCCGCAGATATCCAGCAACAGGCGAGTTGCGCGCTCCATGGCTTTGTATTGCAGTTGTGGGTCGACGCCACGCTCATAACGATGTGAAGCATCAGTATGCAGACCATGACGACGAGCACGACCAGTAATAGAGAGCGGATTGAAGAAAGCGCATTCCAGCAGTACGTTCTGGGTTTCGCTGTTCACGCCAGAGTGTTCACCGCCAAAGATACCGCCCATCGCCAACGCTTTGTTATGGTCAGCAATCACCAGCGTGTCCGCGTTCAGTTTCGCTTCGCTGCCGTCCAGCAGCACCAGGGTTTCGCCCTCTTTTGCCATGCGCACCACGATGCCGCCTTCCAGGCGATCGCGGTCAAACGCGTGCATCGGCTGGCCCAGTTCCAGCAGAACATAGTTGGTCACATCCACCACAGCATCGATTGAACGAATACCGCAGCGACGCAGCTTCTCTTTCATCCACAGTGGGGTTGGCGCTTTAACATCGATGCCCTTCACTACGCGCCCGAGGTAACGCGGGCAGGCATCTGCGGCTTCCACTGCGATCGGCAGCGTGTCGGTAATTGTCGCGGCGACCGGCGCAATTTCTGGCGCCGTCAGCGGAGACTGATTCAGCACCGCCACATCGCGTGCAACACCAATGATCCCTAAGCAATCCGCACGGTTCGGCGTGACGCTAATCTCAATGGTATTATCATCAAGTTTCAGGTACTCACGGATATCGGTGCCGATCGGCGCATCTGCCGGCAGTTCGATAATGCCGTTGTGATCGTCAGAAATACCCAGCTCGGAGAAGGAGCACAGCATCCCTTCCGACGGTTCGCCGCGCAGTTTCGCCGCTTTGATTTTGAAGTCACCGGGCAGTACTGCACCGACTGTCGCTACGGCGACTTTCAGGCCCAGACGGCAGTTTGGCGCGCCACAAACGATGTCCAGCAGGCGATCGCCACCGACATTGACTTTCGTCACTCGCAGTTTGTCAGCGTTCGGGTGCTGAGCGCACTCCATTACTTCGCCGACCACCACACCATGAAACGCCCCGGCAACCGGCTCTACGCCGTCCACTTCCAGGCCGGCCATAGTGATCTGCCCTGACAGCGCTTCACTGTCAATGGCTGGATTGACCCATTCGCGTAACCACAGTTCACTGAATTTCATTGTTTTACCTGCCTTTATTTAAACTGTTTGAGGAAACGCAGATCGTTTTCGAAGAATGCGCGCAAGTCGGTAACGCCGTAACGCAGCATGGTCAGACGTTCCATCCCCATGCCAAATGCGAAGCCGGAGTAAACTTCCGGATCGATTCCAACATTACGCAATACGTTTGGATGCACCATGCCGCAGCCCAGTACTTCCAGCCATTTGCCGTTTTTGCCCATCACATCAACTTCTGCAGACGGTTCAGTGAACGGGAAGTAAGACGGGCGGAAACGAATCTGCAGATCTTCTTCAAAGAAGTTACGCAGGAAGTCATGCAGCGTGCCTTTCAGGTTAGTAAAGCTGATGTTTTTATCGACGATCAGCCCTTCCATCTGATGGAACATTGGCGTATGCGTTTGGTCGTAGTCGTTACGGTAAACGCGTCCAGGGGCGATAATGCGGATTGGCGGCTGCTGATTCTCCATGGTACGAATCTGCACACCAGAGGTCTGCGTACGCAGCAAACGCGTCGCGTCAAACCAGAAAGTATCGTGATCCGCACGTGCCGGGTGGTGACCCGGAATATTCAGCGCGTCAAAGTTATGGTAATCGTCTTCGATTTCCGGGCCGGTGGCGACGGTAAAACCCAGTTCACCGAAGAAACTCTCAATACGATCGATCGTGCGGGTTACCGGGTGTAACCCCCCATTTTCCACGCGACGCCCCGGCAGGGAGACATCGATGGTTTCGGCTGCCAGACGCGCATTCAGCGCAGCATTTTCCAGATCCGATTTACGGGCGTTCAGCGCTTGCTGAACCTGCTCTTTGGCTTCGTTGATCACTGCCCCGGCAGCCGGGCGCTCTTCTGGCGGCAGCTCACGCAGGGTGGTCATCTGAAGGGTCAGGTGCCCTTTTTTGCCCAGGTATTCGACGCGGACGTTGTCCAGAGCGGCGACATCTGAAGCATCGTTAATGGCTGCCTTCGCACTGGCAACCAGCTCTGCGAGATGTGACATGGTTTTCCTCGTTATATGACGATATTTACAAACGACAGATACAAAAAAAGCCTCCACAAGGGAGGCTTTCTGGCGCTGTTTTCCGTTTCTTCTTTCACGCGCTAGCCTCCCGGGTTCAGGTGCTAAAGTAAAAAAAGAAGCGGAAAATAGCAGCATTCATGCTTGCGTTACCTTAACAGGGTAAGTGGCGGTGATGGGCTATTGAAAACGCATCACTGCAAAATGTCAATGTATTGATAATGTTAAAGCAAAAGAGGGAGCCAGGCTCCCTCTCTTAAACTGGCTTATGCCAGAGCTGCTTTCGCTTTTTCAACCAGTGCAGAGAATGCCACTTTGTCGAATACAGCGATGTCAGCCAGGATCTTACGGTCGATTTCAACAGAGGCTTTTTTCAGGCCATTGATGAATTTGCTGTAAGAGATACCGTTCTGACGTGCTGCTGCGTTGATACGTGCAATCCACAGC
The Kosakonia oryzae genome window above contains:
- the btuC gene encoding vitamin B12 ABC transporter permease BtuC, with product MLAYAHLQQQRNRRWLGGLLLLLLFSVFISLCAGEQWIAPDSWFTPDGQLFVWQIRLPRTLAVVLVGAALALCGAVMQALFENPLAEPGLLGVSSGAGVGLIAAVLLGGGMLPGWALGVCAIAGALIVTLILLRFARRHLTTSRLLLAGVALGIICTALMTWAVYFSTSFDLRQLMYWMMGGFGGVDWQQSWLMVALLPAMIWICFQSKPLNVLALGEISARQLGLPLWLWRNLLVVATGWMVGVSVALAGAIGFIGLVIPHILRLCGLTDHRVLLPGCALAGAVALLFADIVARLTLSAAELPIGVVTATLGAPVFIWLLLKVGREA
- a CDS encoding C40 family peptidase — its product is MRIWFLLAAALFLAGCSSHRAPPPNPRLSDSITVIAGLNEQLSEWRGTPYRYGGMTRSGVDCSGFVMMTFRDKFALQLPRETRQQAEVGTKIDKDDLLPGDLVFFKTGSGESGLHVGIYDTDNEFIHASTSRGVMRSSLDNVYWRKNFWQARRI
- the pheM gene encoding pheST operon leader peptide PheM encodes the protein MNAAIFRFFFYFST
- the rplT gene encoding 50S ribosomal protein L20 encodes the protein MARVKRGVIARARHKKILKQAKGYYGARSRVYRVAFQAVIKAGQYAYRDRRQKKRQFRQLWIARINAAARQNGISYSKFINGLKKASVEIDRKILADIAVFDKVAFSALVEKAKAALA
- the ihfA gene encoding integration host factor subunit alpha yields the protein MALTKAEMSEYLFDKLGLSKRDAKELVELFFEEIRRALENGEQVKLSGFGNFDLRDKNQRPGRNPKTGEDIPITARRVVTFRPGQKLKSRVENASPKAE
- the pheT gene encoding phenylalanine--tRNA ligase subunit beta: MKFSELWLREWVNPAIDSEALSGQITMAGLEVDGVEPVAGAFHGVVVGEVMECAQHPNADKLRVTKVNVGGDRLLDIVCGAPNCRLGLKVAVATVGAVLPGDFKIKAAKLRGEPSEGMLCSFSELGISDDHNGIIELPADAPIGTDIREYLKLDDNTIEISVTPNRADCLGIIGVARDVAVLNQSPLTAPEIAPVAATITDTLPIAVEAADACPRYLGRVVKGIDVKAPTPLWMKEKLRRCGIRSIDAVVDVTNYVLLELGQPMHAFDRDRLEGGIVVRMAKEGETLVLLDGSEAKLNADTLVIADHNKALAMGGIFGGEHSGVNSETQNVLLECAFFNPLSITGRARRHGLHTDASHRYERGVDPQLQYKAMERATRLLLDICGGEAGPIIDVTNEATLPKRATIRLRRSKLDRLIGHHIADEQVSDILKRLGCEVTEGQDEWLAVAPSWRFDMEIEEDLVEEVARIYGYNNIPDAPVQAGLVMGEHREADLSLKRVKTMLNDKGYQEVITYSFVDPKLQQLIHPGEEALILPSPISSEMSAMRLSLWTGLLGTIVYNQNRQQSRVRIFETGLRFVPDTQANLGIRQDVMLAGAICGNRYEEHWDLAKGSVDFFDLKGDLESVLELTGKLLAIEFRAETNPALHPGQSAAIYLKDKRIGFIGVVHPELERKLDLNGRTLVFELEWNALADRVVPQAQEISRFPANRRDIAVVVAENVPAADVLAECKKVGVNQVVGVNLFDVYRGKGVAEGYKSLAISLILQDTSRTLEEEEIAATVARCVEALKERFQASLRD
- a CDS encoding glutathione peroxidase, encoding MQQDILNTEVTTIDGEQTTLETYRGNVLLIVNVASKCGLTPQYEQLENLQKTLDGEGFTVLGFPCNQFLGQEPGSEEEIKTFCSTTYGVTFPMFSKIEVNGDARHPLYKKLIAAAPSAVTPEGSGFYARMESKGRAPKEPGDILWNFEKFLIGRDGAVIQRFSPDMTPDDPVLQQAVKQALAK
- the pheS gene encoding phenylalanine--tRNA ligase subunit alpha — protein: MSHLAELVASAKAAINDASDVAALDNVRVEYLGKKGHLTLQMTTLRELPPEERPAAGAVINEAKEQVQQALNARKSDLENAALNARLAAETIDVSLPGRRVENGGLHPVTRTIDRIESFFGELGFTVATGPEIEDDYHNFDALNIPGHHPARADHDTFWFDATRLLRTQTSGVQIRTMENQQPPIRIIAPGRVYRNDYDQTHTPMFHQMEGLIVDKNISFTNLKGTLHDFLRNFFEEDLQIRFRPSYFPFTEPSAEVDVMGKNGKWLEVLGCGMVHPNVLRNVGIDPEVYSGFAFGMGMERLTMLRYGVTDLRAFFENDLRFLKQFK
- the btuD gene encoding vitamin B12 ABC transporter ATP-binding protein BtuD; translated protein: MSALLQLQNVGASGRLGPITASVDRAAIVHLVGPNGAGKSTLLCRLAGLSGGQGEVLLNNRPLEQWPAQALAQHRAYLAQQQTPPFAMPVWHYLLLHQRDTAQTHCLGKIAAQLGLGDKLSRRVNQLSGGEWQRVRLAAVILQIHPEVNPSGQLLLLDEPMNSLDVAQQTALDKLIAELVSAGVTVVMSSHDLNHTLRYAQQVWLLSAGRLLGSGKQEEVLTPDRLAEAYGMAFRRFDVDGHRVLIPAT